A stretch of Sulfurimonas xiamenensis DNA encodes these proteins:
- a CDS encoding sensor histidine kinase, which translates to MFSKRSIRQSFLIQLIFASASLIFIFSSILYFYIERSIFEEKHQELLNYAKNIAQNESIYGSEAPSPEMYLGLNVEIIYLDVTHLDIEMYETTKNNEIYLTLIYPFNLDELSYLKITKEITATKILLKKILNYLFVINIAGFLLVIIYAIGLSKMLVMPVKTLSNKLSNMNEHLMRPIKVEELPEEFEPLGITINHLIKRIQNFVKYQKELFIGTAHELKTPLAVIKLKNQVTLIKKRSPEEYIDALKVTNKTIDEMNFIVTNILNIGRQEGAQLEKPQEVDVIKILTQKADDFKLLAENEGKKLHIHLEPCGYMAVLQVSLLNQIIQNFLQNALKFTPKDKSVTLRSSQNNYGLLIEVIDEGCGIDESSDLFAPFKREGNKPGVGLGLFLAKSAADALSAKISIKNRTDGITGTVASLNLNSKLSCILPAN; encoded by the coding sequence ATGTTTTCAAAAAGAAGTATTAGACAAAGCTTTTTAATCCAACTAATATTTGCCTCTGCTTCATTAATATTTATATTTTCTTCTATTTTATATTTTTACATCGAAAGATCTATTTTTGAAGAGAAACATCAAGAACTTTTAAACTATGCAAAAAACATTGCACAAAATGAGTCTATTTATGGCTCAGAAGCACCCTCGCCTGAAATGTATCTGGGATTAAATGTTGAAATAATATATCTTGATGTAACGCATCTGGATATTGAAATGTATGAAACAACTAAAAATAATGAAATATATTTAACACTTATATACCCTTTTAATTTGGATGAATTGAGTTATTTAAAAATAACAAAAGAGATAACAGCTACAAAAATACTTTTAAAAAAAATACTCAACTACCTTTTTGTTATAAATATCGCCGGATTTTTACTTGTTATTATTTATGCAATTGGATTATCAAAAATGCTTGTAATGCCTGTTAAAACTCTAAGCAATAAGCTCTCAAATATGAATGAGCATCTTATGCGTCCAATAAAAGTAGAAGAATTACCGGAGGAGTTTGAGCCTCTTGGTATTACAATCAATCATTTAATTAAAAGAATACAAAACTTTGTTAAGTACCAAAAAGAGCTCTTTATCGGAACTGCTCATGAACTAAAAACACCGCTTGCAGTTATAAAACTAAAGAATCAGGTAACTCTTATAAAAAAACGCTCTCCCGAAGAGTACATTGATGCTCTTAAAGTAACGAACAAAACAATAGATGAGATGAACTTTATAGTTACAAACATACTTAATATAGGCAGACAAGAGGGAGCTCAGCTAGAAAAACCTCAAGAAGTTGATGTAATAAAAATTTTAACTCAAAAAGCAGATGATTTTAAACTTTTAGCTGAGAATGAAGGCAAAAAACTGCATATTCATCTCGAACCATGTGGCTATATGGCAGTTCTTCAAGTAAGTTTGCTAAATCAAATAATACAAAATTTTTTACAAAATGCACTTAAATTTACGCCAAAAGACAAAAGTGTAACTTTAAGAAGTTCACAAAACAACTACGGATTATTGATTGAAGTAATTGATGAAGGATGCGGCATAGATGAAAGCTCAGATCTTTTTGCCCCTTTTAAAAGAGAAGGAAATAAACCTGGAGTTGGACTAGGTCTTTTTTTGGCAAAAAGTGCAGCAGATGCATTAAGTGCAAAAATAAGCATCAAAAATAGAACAGACGGAATTACAGGAACTGTAGCTAGCTTAAATCTAAATTCAAAACTTTCATGTATTCTGCCCGCAAATTAG
- the hsrA gene encoding homeostatic response regulator transcription factor HsrA, which produces MRILIIEDEVTLNKMLAEGLKEFGYQSDVVETLKDGEYYLDIRNYDLVLMDWMLPDGNSVDIIGDIKTKTPKTVVVVLSARDDNESEIEALRSGADDYIRKPFDFDVLVARLDARLRFGGSNIIEIEDLIINPEEEKITYKEQEIELKGKPFEVLTHLARHRDQIVSKEQLLDAIWEEPELVTPNVIEVAINQIRQKMDKPLNITTIETVRRRGYRFCFPKEIN; this is translated from the coding sequence ATGCGCATTCTAATTATAGAAGATGAAGTCACATTAAACAAAATGCTTGCTGAAGGACTTAAAGAATTTGGTTATCAAAGCGATGTAGTAGAGACTCTTAAAGATGGCGAGTACTACTTAGATATTCGAAACTACGATTTAGTACTAATGGACTGGATGCTTCCTGATGGAAACAGTGTTGACATTATCGGTGATATAAAAACTAAAACTCCAAAGACTGTTGTAGTTGTTCTATCGGCGAGAGATGATAACGAAAGTGAAATAGAAGCTCTAAGAAGCGGTGCTGATGATTACATTAGAAAACCGTTTGATTTTGATGTTTTAGTTGCTCGCCTTGATGCGCGTCTTCGTTTCGGTGGCAGTAATATCATTGAAATTGAAGATTTAATCATTAATCCGGAAGAGGAAAAAATTACTTATAAAGAGCAAGAGATAGAACTAAAAGGCAAACCTTTTGAAGTTCTTACGCATTTAGCGCGTCACCGTGATCAGATTGTATCTAAAGAACAGCTATTAGACGCAATTTGGGAAGAACCGGAACTTGTTACTCCAAATGTAATTGAAGTTGCTATAAACCAAATTAGACAAAAAATGGACAAACCATTAAATATAACCACAATTGAAACTGTTCGTCGCCGCGGTTATCGTTTTTGCTTCCCTAAAGAGATAAATTAA
- a CDS encoding dihydroneopterin aldolase — protein sequence MTIHIEDLKFQCIIGILDFERTTPQDVIINLTIEYNYKNNFINYADVVEIIKKTMIKSEFFLIEDALESLNLKLIKEYKAIKSINLKITKPSILPDCKVSVSNYCKSQS from the coding sequence ATGACAATTCATATAGAAGATCTGAAATTTCAATGCATTATTGGAATTTTAGATTTTGAAAGAACAACTCCTCAAGATGTAATTATCAATCTTACTATTGAGTATAACTATAAAAATAATTTTATAAATTATGCCGATGTTGTTGAAATTATCAAAAAAACAATGATAAAAAGTGAGTTTTTTCTTATAGAAGATGCTCTAGAGAGTCTAAATTTAAAGTTAATTAAAGAATACAAAGCGATAAAAAGCATCAATTTAAAGATAACAAAACCATCGATTTTACCCGACTGCAAGGTAAGTGTAAGCAATTATTGCAAATCCCAATCTTAA
- the plsY gene encoding glycerol-3-phosphate 1-O-acyltransferase PlsY has translation MDFLFNTNAQFFIAAYLIGGIPFGLLLAKKYADLDVKSSGSGSIGATNVLRVVKEKDPSLAKKLGIATLALDALKGVFILIIAYFAGVSEATLWGIAVLSVIGHCFSPYLNFEGGKGVATGLGVMMFMLPLEAIVALIVWAFGAKFIKISSLSSLTALGALIIASFIIHPDMAHAPVIIIGFILFYKHIPNIIRLLKGEEKRVV, from the coding sequence ATGGATTTTTTATTTAACACAAATGCTCAGTTTTTTATTGCAGCCTATTTAATAGGCGGAATTCCTTTTGGTTTGCTCTTAGCTAAAAAATATGCGGACTTAGATGTGAAGAGTAGCGGATCGGGTAGTATAGGTGCAACAAATGTTTTAAGAGTTGTCAAAGAAAAAGATCCCTCTTTGGCAAAAAAACTAGGCATTGCAACACTGGCACTCGATGCGTTAAAAGGTGTTTTCATTTTAATAATTGCATATTTTGCAGGAGTAAGTGAAGCAACATTGTGGGGTATCGCTGTTTTATCTGTTATCGGGCACTGTTTTAGTCCCTACCTGAATTTTGAAGGCGGGAAAGGAGTTGCAACAGGATTGGGAGTTATGATGTTTATGCTTCCTCTTGAAGCCATTGTGGCACTTATAGTTTGGGCATTTGGAGCAAAATTTATTAAAATATCTTCTCTCTCTTCTCTTACTGCTCTTGGCGCACTGATAATTGCCAGCTTTATAATTCATCCAGATATGGCACATGCTCCGGTTATTATTATAGGATTTATACTTTTTTATAAACATATTCCAAATATTATTCGTCTTTTAAAAGGTGAAGAAAAAAGAGTAGTATGA
- the nadA gene encoding quinolinate synthase NadA has product MTTIYLKKEFFLQLTTEQLKEKIKEYKKRLNVTIVAHFYQRDEVFEIADITGDSLELAIKTRDDDSEFVLFCGVGFMGQSVKVLSPNKRVVMPKAACCAMATMIDGMQFDASVKVLNDAGIPNENILPITYINSNADVKAKVGEMGGMVCTSSNAKKIITTALKEGKKILFVPDRCLGQNIANQMGLKSCVIGDGTNPADADIICYNGFCSVHQLFTMDDINFYRKKYPGILIAVHPECDPEICNAADFVGSTSQLINYIKKLPEDQKVAVGTEFNLVNRLRPKNTFVLSSTKPECPTMNETTLKDVYDVLKSIDEGEPLNEIEVDEKTQKWAKIALERMLAL; this is encoded by the coding sequence ATGACAACTATTTATTTGAAGAAGGAATTTTTTTTGCAACTTACAACTGAACAATTAAAAGAGAAGATAAAAGAGTATAAAAAAAGATTGAATGTAACTATTGTCGCACATTTTTATCAAAGAGACGAAGTTTTTGAGATAGCTGATATCACAGGCGATTCTCTCGAACTTGCAATTAAAACTAGAGATGATGATTCTGAGTTTGTTCTTTTTTGCGGTGTCGGATTTATGGGGCAGAGTGTAAAAGTTTTATCGCCAAACAAAAGAGTAGTTATGCCAAAAGCTGCATGTTGCGCAATGGCAACAATGATTGATGGCATGCAGTTTGATGCATCTGTAAAGGTTCTGAATGATGCAGGTATACCTAATGAAAATATTTTGCCTATCACTTATATAAATTCAAATGCCGATGTAAAAGCAAAAGTTGGCGAAATGGGTGGTATGGTTTGTACAAGTTCCAATGCAAAGAAAATTATTACAACAGCCCTTAAGGAGGGTAAAAAGATACTTTTTGTTCCAGACAGATGTTTGGGTCAAAATATAGCAAATCAGATGGGACTTAAATCATGTGTAATCGGTGATGGAACCAATCCTGCAGATGCCGATATTATTTGCTATAACGGTTTTTGTTCTGTCCATCAGCTTTTTACAATGGACGATATTAACTTTTATCGTAAAAAATATCCGGGCATACTTATAGCTGTTCATCCGGAATGTGACCCTGAAATATGTAATGCTGCCGACTTTGTAGGATCTACCTCTCAGCTTATAAACTATATCAAAAAGCTTCCCGAAGATCAAAAGGTTGCAGTTGGAACTGAATTTAACTTAGTTAATCGTCTGCGTCCAAAAAATACTTTCGTACTATCTTCTACAAAACCGGAGTGTCCAACTATGAATGAAACAACACTAAAAGATGTATATGATGTACTTAAATCTATTGATGAGGGTGAGCCTCTTAATGAGATAGAAGTGGATGAAAAAACACAAAAATGGGCAAAAATAGCTTTAGAACGGATGTTAGCATTATGA
- the nadC gene encoding carboxylating nicotinate-nucleotide diphosphorylase: protein MIEEFVKASLDQDVGRGDLYALVEPSVKASARIIAKSDGVAAGVEYINVLAELENFEITWNVNDGESFLKGDVLANISGTSHVLLKIERTLLNILLHASSIATLTKKYADFLEPYGVKLLDTRKTRPLLRIFEKYATRCGGAVNHRMGLDDSLMIKDTHLKTIENLKIYIEKARKKIPFTSKIEVEAENFETAKEAFEAGADIVMCDNMSPEQIQEIIAYRDENFPHVLLEASGNISLETIESYAKTGIDAISSGSLIHQANWIDLSMKMD, encoded by the coding sequence ATGATAGAAGAGTTTGTAAAAGCCTCGTTAGATCAAGATGTTGGTCGTGGTGATCTGTATGCTTTAGTTGAGCCTAGTGTTAAAGCAAGTGCCAGAATTATCGCAAAGAGTGACGGAGTCGCAGCGGGTGTTGAGTATATAAATGTCTTGGCAGAGTTGGAGAATTTTGAAATTACATGGAATGTAAATGACGGTGAAAGCTTTTTAAAAGGCGATGTTTTAGCAAATATCAGCGGGACTTCGCATGTGCTTTTAAAAATAGAGAGAACTCTTTTAAATATACTGCTTCATGCAAGTTCAATAGCAACTTTGACTAAAAAGTATGCAGATTTTTTAGAACCTTACGGTGTTAAGCTTTTAGATACAAGAAAAACAAGACCGCTGCTTAGAATTTTTGAGAAATATGCGACAAGATGCGGAGGAGCAGTAAATCATCGCATGGGCTTGGATGATTCGTTAATGATAAAAGACACTCATTTAAAAACTATAGAGAATCTTAAAATTTATATAGAAAAAGCAAGAAAAAAGATTCCTTTTACTTCAAAAATAGAGGTAGAGGCAGAGAACTTTGAAACCGCAAAGGAGGCTTTTGAAGCCGGAGCTGATATAGTGATGTGCGATAATATGTCTCCGGAGCAGATTCAAGAAATTATTGCGTATAGAGATGAAAATTTTCCACATGTACTTTTGGAAGCAAGCGGAAATATTTCACTTGAAACTATTGAATCTTACGCAAAAACCGGCATAGATGCAATTAGCAGCGGTTCGCTTATTCATCAGGCAAACTGGATAGATCTGTCTATGAAAATGGATTAG
- a CDS encoding DHH family phosphoesterase: MSEILEKIDKAGHIVVISHLNPDADSIGSASAMYSFLLQKHKKVSWFCKTQKIDQKLSFMPWFEKIRNSFPNSADLAIALDCANEKRLGTDVECELINIDHHITNSYYGDINLVKTDFISTTEILYDFFKTNDVKVNRKMATALYAGLLDDSDGFLSQKVNSKLFVTVKELLDQDADFKLCNKNIMKSISLGALRLKAVMFKNMSLKYNAKVAVFCVSDEDMRSTGAAAEDCEAPLEESLNLPYVKVALLLRQKSDFTIKGSLRSKAGVDVCKIAVKFDGGGHKERAGFDLKSVVSLEEAETKILNLIQKEL; encoded by the coding sequence TTGAGTGAAATTTTAGAAAAAATAGACAAAGCTGGTCATATTGTTGTTATTTCGCATCTCAATCCTGATGCGGATTCAATAGGCAGTGCCAGTGCTATGTATAGTTTTTTACTACAGAAACATAAAAAGGTTTCATGGTTTTGCAAAACTCAAAAAATAGATCAGAAATTATCTTTTATGCCATGGTTTGAAAAGATTAGAAACTCATTTCCAAACTCTGCAGATTTGGCAATTGCACTTGATTGTGCAAATGAGAAGCGTTTGGGCACAGATGTAGAGTGTGAATTGATAAATATAGATCATCACATTACAAACAGCTACTATGGAGATATAAATTTAGTAAAAACTGATTTTATTAGCACAACAGAGATTTTGTATGATTTTTTTAAAACAAACGATGTAAAAGTAAACAGAAAAATGGCGACAGCACTCTATGCCGGATTGCTGGATGATTCTGATGGTTTTTTGTCTCAAAAAGTCAACAGTAAGCTATTTGTTACGGTTAAAGAGCTGCTGGATCAGGATGCAGATTTTAAACTTTGTAACAAAAATATTATGAAAAGCATCTCGCTTGGGGCTTTGAGGCTAAAAGCAGTTATGTTTAAAAATATGTCGTTAAAATATAATGCAAAAGTTGCAGTTTTTTGCGTAAGTGATGAGGATATGAGATCGACCGGTGCAGCTGCAGAGGATTGCGAAGCTCCGCTGGAAGAGTCATTAAATCTTCCATATGTAAAGGTCGCTTTGCTGCTTAGACAAAAGAGCGATTTTACAATAAAGGGTTCTCTTCGCTCTAAAGCGGGAGTGGATGTTTGCAAAATCGCTGTCAAATTTGACGGCGGCGGACACAAAGAGAGAGCCGGTTTTGATTTAAAGAGTGTTGTCTCTTTAGAAGAGGCAGAGACAAAAATATTAAATTTGATACAAAAGGAGTTATAG
- a CDS encoding M23 family metallopeptidase, whose product MRRGRKNGSSIALLSLFAVIIGAVLYGYNAEMFEREAPVISMKNNGYWNLKNSLDISIDDTTGLKAYKVILIGSSEETLLYNEQFLTPKQSVNIKVEPPKSAYTMKENDIKIVVEAVDTSKWNFFKGNIARSEFKLKIDKKRPALNTVANSYKISKGGAALVVFKAEDENLKELYIETSFNKKFKAQPFYKEGYYIALLAWPIKESTFRAAVVAKDYADNTSKAHIPLFLKDIQYKVSNIKISDNFLKGKIADLAEEFAETQGVTDPIEQFKIINENVREKNEKLIYDITSKVSNEMIQDFYINKMYPLKNGAVVARFGDHRLYSYNGNRISESYHLGLDLASNAMAQIKPHNGGEVVYAGYNGLYGNMPILSHGLGLYTLYGHCSSVNVNSGDIIQAGTHIANTGKSGYAMGDHLHFGVLIQGVEVRPAEWMDATWIKLNISDVIKSAKTIIDKN is encoded by the coding sequence TTGAGAAGAGGAAGAAAAAACGGATCTTCAATAGCTTTATTGAGTCTATTTGCAGTAATAATAGGTGCTGTGTTATATGGATATAACGCAGAGATGTTTGAGAGAGAAGCTCCTGTAATTTCAATGAAAAACAATGGATACTGGAATCTTAAAAACTCTTTGGATATATCGATAGATGATACCACAGGATTAAAAGCATACAAAGTAATTTTAATAGGTTCATCAGAAGAGACTTTGTTATACAATGAACAGTTTTTAACTCCAAAACAGTCAGTAAATATTAAAGTTGAACCTCCAAAGAGTGCTTATACTATGAAAGAGAATGATATTAAAATAGTTGTTGAAGCAGTTGATACAAGCAAATGGAACTTTTTTAAAGGAAATATTGCAAGAAGTGAGTTTAAATTAAAAATCGATAAAAAAAGACCTGCCTTAAATACAGTTGCAAACTCTTATAAAATAAGCAAAGGAGGCGCTGCGCTTGTTGTTTTTAAAGCTGAAGATGAAAATTTAAAAGAGCTATATATTGAGACAAGTTTTAATAAAAAATTTAAAGCACAGCCCTTTTATAAAGAGGGATATTACATAGCTCTTCTTGCATGGCCTATAAAAGAGTCAACATTTAGAGCTGCAGTTGTTGCCAAAGATTATGCAGACAATACTTCAAAAGCGCATATTCCTCTTTTTTTAAAAGATATACAGTATAAAGTATCAAATATAAAAATAAGTGACAATTTTTTAAAAGGGAAAATAGCAGATCTGGCAGAGGAGTTTGCAGAGACTCAAGGTGTAACAGATCCGATAGAACAGTTTAAAATTATAAATGAGAATGTACGAGAAAAAAATGAAAAATTAATATATGATATTACATCAAAAGTTTCAAATGAGATGATTCAGGATTTTTATATAAATAAGATGTATCCTTTGAAAAATGGGGCAGTTGTTGCTCGTTTTGGAGATCATAGATTATACTCTTACAATGGAAATCGTATCAGTGAATCGTATCATTTAGGGCTAGATTTAGCAAGCAATGCAATGGCTCAAATAAAACCTCATAATGGCGGAGAGGTTGTTTATGCAGGTTATAATGGTTTATATGGGAATATGCCTATTCTTTCTCATGGGCTGGGACTTTATACATTATATGGTCACTGTTCAAGTGTAAATGTTAACAGCGGTGATATAATTCAAGCCGGAACACATATTGCAAATACCGGCAAAAGCGGCTATGCTATGGGAGATCATTTGCATTTTGGAGTTTTAATTCAAGGTGTGGAAGTTCGTCCTGCGGAATGGATGGATGCTACATGGATAAAGCTAAATATTAGTGATGTAATTAAGAGTGCAAAAACTATTATAGATAAAAATTAA
- the lpxC gene encoding UDP-3-O-acyl-N-acetylglucosamine deacetylase, translated as MYQTTIKKSVELVGIGLHKGSAVKLRLEPLESNSGLIFYRSDVDVAIPLIPENVVDTKMATVIGKDGYVISTIEHMLSAIYAYGIDNLKIIVDADEIPVMDGSSASFCMLLDEAGIVQLDVPKKIMRIKKEIIVQEGEKYVKLSPSHDLQYGFTIKFPHPVIQKQEYILNFTKQNYKNEIARARTFGFLHEVQYLRSKGLALGGSLENAVVLDEKKVLNPEGLRFSDEFVRHKILDAIGDMALIGMNFVGNYEAMAGSHDLNHKLTLELLKDAQNYEVIELVGEKTKELEKAYA; from the coding sequence ATGTATCAAACAACAATAAAAAAGAGTGTTGAGCTTGTCGGAATAGGCCTTCATAAAGGTTCTGCCGTTAAGTTAAGATTGGAACCGTTGGAGTCAAACAGCGGGTTAATATTTTATAGAAGCGATGTTGATGTAGCCATTCCGCTTATTCCAGAAAATGTTGTTGATACTAAAATGGCTACTGTTATCGGCAAAGACGGCTATGTAATTTCAACAATCGAACATATGCTCTCTGCTATATATGCTTATGGAATTGATAACCTTAAAATAATAGTTGATGCTGATGAAATTCCTGTTATGGATGGCAGCAGTGCGAGTTTTTGTATGCTTTTAGATGAAGCAGGCATTGTTCAGTTAGATGTGCCAAAAAAAATTATGAGGATAAAAAAAGAGATAATTGTTCAAGAAGGAGAGAAATATGTCAAATTGTCCCCATCTCATGATTTGCAGTATGGCTTTACTATCAAATTTCCACATCCTGTAATTCAAAAACAGGAGTATATTTTAAATTTTACAAAACAAAACTATAAAAACGAGATTGCACGAGCCAGAACTTTCGGTTTTTTACATGAAGTACAATATCTTCGCTCAAAAGGTTTGGCGCTTGGAGGCTCTTTGGAAAATGCTGTTGTTTTAGATGAGAAAAAAGTTTTAAATCCAGAAGGACTTAGATTTTCTGATGAATTTGTAAGACATAAAATACTTGATGCAATCGGTGATATGGCTCTTATTGGAATGAATTTTGTAGGCAATTATGAAGCTATGGCGGGAAGTCATGATCTTAATCATAAACTTACGCTTGAACTTTTAAAAGATGCTCAAAATTATGAAGTAATAGAGCTTGTAGGCGAAAAAACAAAAGAGTTAGAAAAAGCATATGCTTAG
- the thrB gene encoding homoserine kinase, with protein sequence MTISVPATSANLGPGFDSLGLAVDLRNLVEFHPSKFFSVNIKGEGENNPKLKGNNLFVSIFNEHYNRLTKKRQSFKFTFYNQIPMSRGLGSSSAVIVSAISSAHEAAGIKVSKRRILNHALVYESHPDNITPAVMGGFNAATVEKGKVFSQKKHLPNYIKAVVVIPNKPISTSKARTLLPKSYSKENAVYNLSHTALSVAAFFNEDWEILKLASQDRFHQKARMKNLPELFSVQKTAYESGALMSTLSGSGSTFFSMVYDEDAVMIASKLSQKFPEFIVKILDFDNDGLIIEK encoded by the coding sequence GTGACAATAAGTGTGCCGGCAACGAGTGCGAACCTTGGACCAGGGTTTGATTCTTTAGGTTTAGCAGTTGATTTACGCAATTTAGTTGAGTTTCATCCATCAAAATTTTTTAGTGTAAATATTAAAGGTGAGGGTGAAAATAATCCAAAGTTAAAAGGTAATAATCTATTTGTTAGTATTTTCAATGAACATTATAATAGATTGACTAAAAAAAGACAAAGTTTTAAATTTACTTTTTATAACCAAATACCAATGTCAAGAGGATTAGGAAGTTCGTCTGCAGTAATTGTAAGTGCTATATCAAGTGCACACGAGGCTGCAGGAATTAAAGTTTCAAAAAGAAGAATCTTGAATCATGCATTAGTTTATGAATCGCATCCGGATAATATTACACCTGCGGTTATGGGTGGTTTTAATGCTGCTACCGTAGAGAAGGGTAAAGTTTTTTCTCAAAAAAAACATCTTCCAAATTATATTAAAGCAGTTGTTGTAATACCAAACAAACCAATTAGTACATCAAAAGCAAGAACGCTACTTCCAAAATCATATTCAAAAGAGAATGCGGTTTATAATCTTTCTCATACGGCTCTTAGTGTAGCTGCTTTTTTTAATGAAGATTGGGAGATTTTAAAATTGGCTTCGCAGGATAGGTTCCATCAAAAAGCAAGAATGAAAAATTTACCTGAACTTTTCAGTGTACAAAAAACAGCTTATGAGAGTGGAGCATTGATGAGTACTCTCTCAGGGAGCGGTTCTACTTTTTTTTCAATGGTTTACGATGAAGATGCAGTAATGATTGCAAGTAAGCTTAGTCAAAAATTTCCGGAATTCATTGTTAAAATTTTAGATTTTGATAATGATGGACTTATTATAGAAAAATAG